A stretch of Stenotrophomonas indicatrix DNA encodes these proteins:
- a CDS encoding (2Fe-2S)-binding protein, translating to MYVCICNGVTDHQIREAASHGVTSVAELTMRTGCGATCGSCLDMAGELLAKARATHDLPLPVLGLAQVA from the coding sequence GTGTACGTCTGCATCTGCAACGGTGTTACCGACCACCAGATCCGCGAAGCCGCCAGCCATGGCGTCACGTCGGTGGCCGAGCTGACCATGCGCACCGGATGCGGCGCGACCTGCGGTTCCTGTCTGGACATGGCCGGCGAACTGCTGGCCAAGGCGCGTGCCACCCACGATCTGCCGTTGCCGGTGTTGGGCCTGGCGCAGGTCGCCTGA
- the bfr gene encoding bacterioferritin — protein MKGDTKVIEFLNKVLYNELTAINQYFLHAKMLKNWGIKELAEHEYKESIEEMKHADMLADRILFLEGLPNFQALGKLRIGENPTEILQCDLSLERDGVVTLREAVAYADSVGDYVSRQLFVKILDSEEEHIDWLETQLELIERIGEPKYLLSKLEE, from the coding sequence ATGAAGGGCGACACCAAGGTCATCGAATTCCTCAACAAGGTCCTCTACAACGAGCTGACCGCGATCAACCAGTACTTCCTGCACGCCAAGATGCTCAAGAACTGGGGCATCAAGGAACTGGCCGAACACGAGTACAAGGAATCGATCGAGGAAATGAAGCATGCCGACATGCTTGCCGATCGCATCCTGTTCCTTGAAGGCCTGCCGAACTTCCAGGCGCTGGGCAAGCTGCGCATCGGTGAGAACCCGACCGAGATCCTGCAGTGCGATCTGTCGCTGGAACGCGATGGCGTGGTCACCCTGCGCGAGGCCGTGGCCTATGCCGATTCGGTCGGCGACTACGTCAGCCGCCAGCTGTTCGTGAAGATCCTCGATTCCGAGGAAGAACACATCGACTGGCTGGAAACCCAGCTGGAGCTGATCGAGCGCATCGGTGAGCCGAAGTACCTGCTGAGCAAGCTCGAAGAGTGA